In one window of Eggerthella guodeyinii DNA:
- a CDS encoding DUF192 domain-containing protein: MEERKGCASAEQPLLFATRTARKARGLLFSHEHAETLLLAPCNDVHTAGMHRRLDIAFVDERGLVLEAHRDVGPFRRLRNRAAVGVVERFSSCSSPWFSAGDRVGVVCLEGERK, encoded by the coding sequence ATGGAGGAACGGAAGGGATGCGCGTCGGCGGAGCAGCCGTTGCTGTTCGCCACGCGCACGGCGCGCAAGGCGCGGGGGCTGCTGTTCTCGCACGAGCACGCCGAGACGCTGCTGCTCGCGCCGTGCAACGACGTGCACACGGCGGGCATGCATCGCCGCCTCGACATCGCGTTCGTCGATGAGCGCGGGCTCGTGCTGGAAGCCCATCGCGACGTCGGGCCGTTCCGTCGGCTGCGCAACAGGGCCGCGGTGGGGGTCGTCGAACGGTTCTCGTCCTGCTCGTCCCCCTGGTTTTCGGCGGGGGATCGCGTGGGCGTGGTCTGTCTGGAAGGAGA
- a CDS encoding pilus assembly protein TadG-related protein codes for MMLDAFHDEEGMTTVGMVLALLVTLALVFSAGQAYRVGSASSEVQNVADAAALAAQNEVGEFMIVVRVCDAVVLSLSLTSLVATGLGVAALCTPATAAASETLLKAGRDVAHARDRFAEKAADGLNRLQRLLPFLAAANAASVAAANNGASSNYVALAVLAPSAGEEISVDGAAELEEVGAAVDGAADEVRQAADEAERAAERANEAKLRAFEHDCGLNPSYCMYERAATLAGMSGTENPLFRSVDTWSFSVALKRAQAYYPRRLAAEAPADGSVEEQARSALRTRFYAFAVEEVGRGYVHESDDSFDASFPHLPKNTAEMRVTTLYTEAAYPCTVDEEGRATAHAWAGCPAAAGAGSLVSIAQTEAESYAECARCGFSAASMGKVAAASTSIENGFEYHYEAVASAAEDYEKARAELDPLANEVKRRAGGLFDEVKNALGKVAGKRLSAQPPGRYGVIALVANTGSLAASDGFGSSFVRGGGALGARAAVSAATLVADSSEEGATVVSSLLDGVKDQGGAAVGALGTVLDCWSGLLGAYAQGQEALDDAVSSSLDGLPLTGASGLGAWAAGALREAVRAVGLAPAELDALKPVLVNSAHVAARDEGAFGARLLSLKEQAIAHPLGSNDVFATIVGTVETEVVEGIQGFDGSVEIAVIELWDGGPSFPVSIALPQAAKDAAGDLVQRVADGLRGVYAQVTGVRVWE; via the coding sequence ATGATGCTCGATGCGTTCCACGACGAAGAGGGCATGACGACGGTCGGCATGGTGCTGGCGCTGCTGGTCACGCTTGCGCTCGTGTTCTCGGCGGGGCAGGCGTACCGGGTGGGTTCCGCGTCGTCGGAGGTGCAGAACGTGGCCGACGCCGCGGCCCTGGCCGCCCAGAACGAGGTGGGCGAGTTCATGATCGTCGTGCGCGTGTGCGACGCCGTGGTGCTGTCGCTTTCGCTGACGAGCCTCGTGGCGACGGGCCTGGGCGTGGCGGCGCTGTGCACGCCGGCCACCGCCGCCGCGTCCGAGACCCTGCTGAAGGCGGGCCGCGACGTCGCCCATGCGCGCGATCGGTTCGCCGAGAAGGCGGCCGACGGTCTCAACCGCTTGCAGCGGCTGCTGCCGTTCCTCGCCGCGGCGAACGCGGCGTCGGTGGCGGCGGCGAACAACGGGGCCTCGTCGAACTACGTGGCGCTTGCCGTGCTCGCGCCCTCCGCGGGCGAGGAGATCTCCGTGGACGGGGCCGCCGAGCTCGAGGAGGTGGGCGCGGCGGTCGACGGTGCGGCTGACGAGGTGCGCCAGGCGGCCGACGAGGCCGAGCGCGCCGCCGAGCGGGCCAACGAGGCGAAGCTGCGCGCGTTCGAGCACGACTGCGGCCTCAACCCGTCCTATTGCATGTACGAGCGCGCAGCGACGCTGGCGGGCATGAGCGGAACGGAAAACCCGCTGTTCAGAAGTGTGGATACCTGGTCGTTCTCCGTGGCGCTCAAGCGCGCGCAGGCCTACTACCCGCGGCGTCTCGCGGCGGAGGCGCCGGCGGACGGCTCGGTGGAAGAGCAGGCGCGCTCGGCGCTGCGCACGCGGTTCTACGCGTTCGCGGTCGAGGAAGTGGGGCGCGGGTACGTGCATGAAAGCGACGACTCGTTCGACGCGTCGTTCCCGCACCTCCCGAAGAACACGGCGGAGATGAGGGTGACGACGCTGTACACCGAGGCCGCGTATCCCTGCACGGTGGACGAGGAGGGGCGCGCCACGGCCCATGCGTGGGCCGGATGCCCTGCGGCGGCTGGGGCGGGGAGCCTCGTGTCGATCGCCCAGACGGAGGCGGAGTCGTACGCCGAGTGCGCACGGTGCGGCTTCTCGGCGGCCAGCATGGGCAAGGTGGCCGCCGCCTCGACGTCCATCGAGAACGGCTTCGAGTATCACTATGAAGCCGTGGCGAGCGCGGCCGAGGATTACGAGAAGGCCCGCGCGGAGCTCGATCCGCTGGCGAACGAGGTGAAGCGACGCGCGGGCGGCCTGTTCGACGAGGTGAAGAACGCGCTCGGCAAGGTTGCGGGCAAGCGCCTCTCGGCGCAGCCCCCGGGGCGATACGGCGTGATCGCGCTCGTGGCCAACACGGGCAGCCTCGCCGCGTCGGACGGTTTCGGCAGCTCGTTCGTGCGGGGCGGCGGCGCGCTCGGCGCGCGGGCCGCGGTGTCGGCCGCGACGCTCGTCGCCGACTCGTCCGAGGAAGGCGCCACCGTGGTGTCGTCGCTGCTCGACGGCGTGAAGGACCAGGGAGGGGCTGCGGTGGGTGCGCTGGGCACGGTGCTCGATTGCTGGTCGGGCCTGCTGGGCGCGTACGCGCAGGGCCAGGAAGCGCTCGATGACGCCGTGTCGTCCTCGCTCGACGGGCTGCCCCTCACGGGAGCCAGCGGTTTGGGCGCGTGGGCGGCCGGGGCCTTGCGCGAGGCCGTGCGGGCCGTCGGGCTCGCCCCGGCCGAGCTCGACGCGCTCAAGCCGGTGCTGGTGAATTCGGCGCACGTAGCCGCGCGCGACGAAGGGGCGTTCGGTGCGCGCCTGCTATCGCTCAAGGAGCAGGCGATAGCGCATCCGCTCGGCTCGAACGACGTGTTCGCCACGATCGTGGGAACGGTGGAGACCGAGGTGGTCGAAGGCATCCAGGGCTTCGACGGATCCGTCGAGATCGCCGTGATCGAGCTCTGGGACGGCGGCCCGTCGTTCCCGGTGAGCATCGCGCTGCCTCAGGCGGCGAAGGATGCGGCGGGCGATCTGGTGCAGCGGGTGGCAGACGGGTTGCGCGGCGTGTACGCGCAGGTGACGGGGGTGAGGGTATGGGAATGA